One window of the Zea mays cultivar B73 chromosome 3, Zm-B73-REFERENCE-NAM-5.0, whole genome shotgun sequence genome contains the following:
- the LOC100278342 gene encoding uncharacterized protein LOC100278342 precursor, with amino-acid sequence MAVLERRSRLPAVAQLAVAFWLAATSACLCRSVIPDPDLEPGRPCVGRLFCRWPPLPLPSPPPPPVVTPPPAPETTTPPPRHHHTPPFCPSPLCRHRLPPHLPRPIYPPPTPLSPESPPLPPPPPVVTPPPPTPRHPYPTPRPCIYPFCPLRPPVCLCSISMFE; translated from the exons ATGGCTGTGCTGGAGCGGCGTTCCCGCCTCCCGGCGGTGGCGCAGCTTGCCGTGGCGTTCTGGCTGGCGGCCACCAGCGCCTGCCTGTGCCGTAGCGTCATCCCTGACCCGGACCTGGAACCGGGCCGCCCGTGTGTCGGTCGTCTGTTCTGTCGTTGGCCACCGCTGCCGCTACCGTCGCCGCCGCCACCTCCAGTCGTCACACCTCCTC CAGCTCCGGAGACGACGACTCCGCCACCGCGACACCACCATACCCCTCCGTTTTGTCCTTCCCCTCTGTGTCGTCATCGCCTGCCGCCCCACCTGCCGAGGCCGATCTACCCACCACCGACACCGTTGTCCCCGGAGTCCCCGCCGCTGCCTCCACCGCCGCCGGTCGTCACCCCTCCTC CTCCGACGCCGCGACATCCATACCCTACCCCTCGTCCATGTATTTATCCGTTCTGTCCTCTTCGGCCGCCGGTCTGCTTATGTAGTATATCTATGTTTGAATAA
- the LOC100274145 gene encoding uncharacterized isoform X1 gives MEGTTISIEIDGEAICLDSVGDNEQEAAENGEMHQTIYTDENGEQVAFDNQEQGREEDLAGNGEEDRDHNSIIPSREELTEELRNKVAYSEEEAYRLYCDYGHRMGFSVRKGKQYYFTGTKTIRTKDYYCSKEGLKDDEQLTEANFNKPETRTNCKAMVRFRVDSEGQWRVIQIIPEHNHELVRPEEIHLLRSVRTLSVPKSGVLNAMVNAEIQAMHDNLHINEDGTECHSQLSIRSYTLLEPKECEALVGYFKRRTNEQCMFYWDVEVDQEGRMTNFFWRDGKSRVDYDSFRDVVIFDTSYLTNKYNMICAPFIGLNNHRQNVMFGCAFLLDESLTSYEWLFKSFLESVGGRPPETIFTDQNEFISKAIEVVLPGTRHCLCQQLIEKKLMSHLGSINDSGTLHSLFSKCMRECESEAELDETWAMMHHEYNMQEHPWLTDLYQQRHKWCSALHKDAFDGGIESMDRNESLNNVLSNIDDESASLSTFVLELDKLAGSWRKTESLEDIQCNQAAPECTVKHNRILQHAAEVYTHKVYKSIETDFLDGCSATSYQAAQCNETLHKFEFLLENSPNVSVVFLNTSTMELSCTCKKFETMRILCSHALNALVLKNVDRIPERYILNRWTKYARKGTYPFPVDEFAEQDRTEVAFVYRNRAMWFVYDLLTKSKSHHNTRKLILDALENGEKSLESMCDLKRLHMNTLGKEKDGSRVEKRKKKSTKQEKHSRNVKQAVLPQTADPVFVDPPNQDQYFAAEDIASNQSVGRPFFYQGYPMTVVSTSQIQGHTNMHSEPQCASQEYSAYGTVQPPSQFGGGRNF, from the exons ATGGAAGGTACTACCATTTCTATTGAGATTGATGGGGAGGCCATCTGTCTTGACAGTGTCGGAGATAATGAACAAGAAGCTGCGGAGAATGGAGAAATGCACCAAACAATTTACACTGATGAAAATGGGGAACAAGTAGCCTTTGACAACCAAGAACAGGGGAGGGAGGAAGATCTGGCAGGAAATGGAGAAGAGGATAGGGACCATAATTCTATCATTCCAAGCCGTGAGGAGTTGACTGAAGAATTAAGAAATAAAGTCGCATATAGTGAGGAAGAAGCTTACAGGTTGTACTGTGACTATGGGCACCGCATGGGCTTTAGTGTTCGAAAAGGAAAGCAGTACTACTTTACTGGAACCAAAACCATCCGTACTAAAGATTATTACTGCTCAAAAGAAGGCTTGAAGGATGATGAACAGCTTACTGAAGCAAACTTTAATAAGCCGGAGACCAGAACTAATTGCAAAGCGATGGTCCGTTTTAGGGTTGATTCTGAAGGTCAATGGCGAGTTATTCAAATAATTCCTGAACACAATCATGAGCTAGTTCGACCGGAAGAAATACACTTACTGAGATCAGTGAGGACTCTTTCTGTTCCGAAATCTGGGGTGCTGAATGCAATGGTGAATGCTGAAATTCAAGCAATGCATGATAATTTGCATATAAATGAAGATGGTACAGAATGCCACAGCCAACTTAGCATCCGTAGTTACACACTGCTTGAACCAAAGGAATGTGAGGCCCTTGTTGGATATTTCAAGCGCAGAACAAATGAACAATGTATGTTCTATTGGGATGTAGAAGTAGATCAAGAAGGCCGAATGACTAATTTTTTCTGGAGGGATGGGAAAAGCCGCGTTGACTATGACAGTTTCAGAGATGTTGTGATATTTGATACATCATATCTCACCAACAAGTATAATATGATATGTGCTCCATTTATTGGTTTGAACAACCACCGACAAAATGTCATGTTCGGCTGTGCATTTTTGTTAGATGAATCCTTAACATCCTATGAATGGTTATTTAAGTCATTCTTGGAGTCAGTGGGTGGTCGTCCCCCTGAAACAATCTTTACTGATCAGAATGAATTTATCTCCAAGGCAATCGAAGTTGTTCTTCCTGGGACACGCCATTGTCTTTGTCAACAGCTCATTGAAAAAAAACTTATGTCCCATTTAGGCAGTATCAATGATTCTGGAACACTTCATAGCTTGTTTTCAAAGTGCATGAGAGAATGTGAGTCAGAAGCAGAATTAGATGAAACATGGGCGATGATGCATCATGAGTATAACATGCAGGAACACCCGTGGCTCACTGATCTGTACCAGCAAAGGCATAAATGGTGCTCGGCTCTTCATAAGGATGCATTTGATGGTGGGATTGAATCAATGGATAGGAATGAGAGTTTGAACAATGTTTTGAGCAACATTGACGATGAATCAGCTTCGCTTTCCACTTTTGTCCTTGAGTTGGATAAACTTGCAGGGAGTTGGCGTAAAACTGAGTCTTTAGAGGACATTCAGTGCAACCAAGCTGCTCCGGAGTGTACAGTTAAGCATAACAGAATTTTGCAACATGCCGCTGAAGTTTACACACATAAGGTCTATAAGTCTATTGAAACAGATTTTCTAGATGGATGTAGTGCTACTTCATATCAGGCAGCTCAGTGTAATGAAACATTGCATAAGTTTGAGTTCCTTCTGGAAAATAGTCCAAATGTTTCGGTAGTTTTCCTTAACACCTCTACCATGGAGTTGAGCTGTACTTGCAAAAAATTTGAGACCATGCGTATACTTTGTTCACATGCTCTAAATGCACTTGTTCTCAAGAATGTAGATAGGATTCCTGAAAGGTATATTTTAAACCGTTGGACAAAATATGCCAGAAAAGGAACATATCCATTTCCAGTTGATGAATTTGCAGAACAAGATCGCACAGAAGTTGCATTTGTGTACCGTAATAGGGCTATGTGGTTTGTTTATGATCTGCTGACTAAGAGCAAAAGTCATCATAATACAAGAAAACTAATTCTGGATGCACTTGAAAATGGAGAAAAATCACTGGAAAGTATGTGTGACCTCAAAAGATTGCATATGAATACCTTGGGGAAAGAGAAAGATGGAAGCAGGgttgaaaagagaaagaaaaaatcaactaagcaagagaaacattcaa GAAATGTTAAACAAGCGGTTTTGCCCCAGACAGCTGACCCGGTTTTTGTTGATCCACCAAATCaagatcaatattttgctgcagaagATATTGCATCAAACCAATCTGTTGGTAGACCTTTCTTCTACCAG GGATATCCCATGACTGTTGTTTCAACAAGCCAGATTCAGGGGCATACTAATATGCATTCTGAGCCTCAGTGTGCATCTCAG GAATATTCTGCTTATGGCACAGTTCAGCCACCATCACAATTTGGTGGTGGAAGAAATTTCTGA
- the LOC100274145 gene encoding uncharacterized LOC100274145 (The RefSeq protein has 1 substitution compared to this genomic sequence), producing the protein MEGTTISIEIDGEAICLDSVGDNEQEAAENGEMHQTIYTDENGEQVAFDNQEQGKEEDLAGNGEEDRDHNSIIPSREELTEELRNKVAYSEEEAYRLYCDYGHRMGFSVRKGKQYYFTGTKTIRTKDYYCSKEGLKDDEQLTEANFNKPETRTNCKAMVRFRVDSEGQWRVIQIIPEHNHELVRPEEIHLLRSVRTLSVPKSGVLNAMVNAEIQAMHDNLHINEDGTECHSQLSIRSYTLLEPKECEALVGYFKRRTNEQCMFYWDVEVDQEGRMTNFFWRDGKSRVDYDSFRDVVIFDTSYLTNKYNMICAPFIGLNNHRQNVMFGCAFLLDESLTSYEWLFKSFLESVGGRPPETIFTDQNEFISKAIEVVLPGTRHCLCQQLIEKKLMSHLGSINDSGTLHSLFSKCMRECESEAELDETWAMMHHEYNMQEHPWLTDLYQQRHKWCSALHKDAFDGGIESMDRNESLNNVLSNIDDESASLSTFVLELDKLAGSWRKTESLEDIQCNQAAPECTVKHNRILQHAAEVYTHKVYKSIETDFLDGCSATSYQAAQCNETLHKFEFLLENSPNVSVVFLNTSTMELSCTCKKFETMRILCSHALNALVLKNVDRIPERYILNRWTKYARKGTYPFPVDEFAEQDRTEVAFVYRNRAMWFVYDLLTKSKSHHNTRKLILDALENGEKSLESMCDLKRLHMNTLGKEKDGSRVEKRKKKSTKQEKHSRNVKQAVLPQTADPVFVDPPNQDQYFAAEDIASNQSVGRPFFYQGYPMTVVSTSQIQGHTNMHSEPQCASQEYSAYGTVQPPSQFGGGRNF; encoded by the exons ATGGAAGGTACTACCATTTCTATTGAGATTGATGGGGAGGCCATCTGTCTTGACAGTGTCGGAGATAATGAACAAGAAGCTGCGGAGAATGGAGAAATGCACCAAACAATTTACACTGATGAAAATGGGGAACAAGTAGCCTTTGACAACCAAGAACAGGGGAGGGAGGAAGATCTGGCAGGAAATGGAGAAGAGGATAGGGACCATAATTCTATCATTCCAAGCCGTGAGGAGTTGACTGAAGAATTAAGAAATAAAGTCGCATATAGTGAGGAAGAAGCTTACAGGTTGTACTGTGACTATGGGCACCGCATGGGCTTTAGTGTTCGAAAAGGAAAGCAGTACTACTTTACTGGAACCAAAACCATCCGTACTAAAGATTATTACTGCTCAAAAGAAGGCTTGAAGGATGATGAACAGCTTACTGAAGCAAACTTTAATAAGCCGGAGACCAGAACTAATTGCAAAGCGATGGTCCGTTTTAGGGTTGATTCTGAAGGTCAATGGCGAGTTATTCAAATAATTCCTGAACACAATCATGAGCTAGTTCGACCGGAAGAAATACACTTACTGAGATCAGTGAGGACTCTTTCTGTTCCGAAATCTGGGGTGCTGAATGCAATGGTGAATGCTGAAATTCAAGCAATGCATGATAATTTGCATATAAATGAAGATGGTACAGAATGCCACAGCCAACTTAGCATCCGTAGTTACACACTGCTTGAACCAAAGGAATGTGAGGCCCTTGTTGGATATTTCAAGCGCAGAACAAATGAACAATGTATGTTCTATTGGGATGTAGAAGTAGATCAAGAAGGCCGAATGACTAATTTTTTCTGGAGGGATGGGAAAAGCCGCGTTGACTATGACAGTTTCAGAGATGTTGTGATATTTGATACATCATATCTCACCAACAAGTATAATATGATATGTGCTCCATTTATTGGTTTGAACAACCACCGACAAAATGTCATGTTCGGCTGTGCATTTTTGTTAGATGAATCCTTAACATCCTATGAATGGTTATTTAAGTCATTCTTGGAGTCAGTGGGTGGTCGTCCCCCTGAAACAATCTTTACTGATCAGAATGAATTTATCTCCAAGGCAATCGAAGTTGTTCTTCCTGGGACACGCCATTGTCTTTGTCAACAGCTCATTGAAAAAAAACTTATGTCCCATTTAGGCAGTATCAATGATTCTGGAACACTTCATAGCTTGTTTTCAAAGTGCATGAGAGAATGTGAGTCAGAAGCAGAATTAGATGAAACATGGGCGATGATGCATCATGAGTATAACATGCAGGAACACCCGTGGCTCACTGATCTGTACCAGCAAAGGCATAAATGGTGCTCGGCTCTTCATAAGGATGCATTTGATGGTGGGATTGAATCAATGGATAGGAATGAGAGTTTGAACAATGTTTTGAGCAACATTGACGATGAATCAGCTTCGCTTTCCACTTTTGTCCTTGAGTTGGATAAACTTGCAGGGAGTTGGCGTAAAACTGAGTCTTTAGAGGACATTCAGTGCAACCAAGCTGCTCCGGAGTGTACAGTTAAGCATAACAGAATTTTGCAACATGCCGCTGAAGTTTACACACATAAGGTCTATAAGTCTATTGAAACAGATTTTCTAGATGGATGTAGTGCTACTTCATATCAGGCAGCTCAGTGTAATGAAACATTGCATAAGTTTGAGTTCCTTCTGGAAAATAGTCCAAATGTTTCGGTAGTTTTCCTTAACACCTCTACCATGGAGTTGAGCTGTACTTGCAAAAAATTTGAGACCATGCGTATACTTTGTTCACATGCTCTAAATGCACTTGTTCTCAAGAATGTAGATAGGATTCCTGAAAGGTATATTTTAAACCGTTGGACAAAATATGCCAGAAAAGGAACATATCCATTTCCAGTTGATGAATTTGCAGAACAAGATCGCACAGAAGTTGCATTTGTGTACCGTAATAGGGCTATGTGGTTTGTTTATGATCTGCTGACTAAGAGCAAAAGTCATCATAATACAAGAAAACTAATTCTGGATGCACTTGAAAATGGAGAAAAATCACTGGAAAGTATGTGTGACCTCAAAAGATTGCATATGAATACCTTGGGGAAAGAGAAAGATGGAAGCAGGgttgaaaagagaaagaaaaaatcaactaagcaagagaaacattcaa GAAATGTTAAACAAGCGGTTTTGCCCCAGACAGCTGACCCGGTTTTTGTTGATCCACCAAATCaagatcaatattttgctgcagaagATATTGCATCAAACCAATCTGTTGGTAGACCTTTCTTCTACCAG GGATATCCCATGACTGTTGTTTCAACAAGCCAGATTCAGGGGCATACTAATATGCATTCTGAGCCTCAGTGTGCATCTCAG GAATATTCTGCTTATGGCACAGTTCAGCCACCATCACAATTTGGTGGTGGAAGAAATTTCTGA